The following nucleotide sequence is from Saccharothrix texasensis.
CGCCGTGCCGGGTCCGACGGCGCGCAGCTGCTCCGCGACCGCCGTCCACGCCACACCGCCCACCGCGGGCACCAGGGCGACCACCAGCCACGCCGCCAGGCCCAGTGACGCCAGCGACGCGGCGATGCGCGACCACCGCCTCACCGTGCTCGCAATCGTTTGCGCTCGACGTACCACTCGGTGCCCAGGACCACGTTGAACAGCGGCGGCGGCAGTTTGAGCAGCGCGGCGAGGGTGCGGGTCGACTCGCCGCCGGTGGTCTGCGTGGCGTGCGCCGCCATGGCGGCCCGCTTCACGTGCGCGTACCGGCGGACGTCCACCGAGTGGGTGATCTCGGTGCGGGCGGTGTAGGCGTGCTCGAACGGGGCCAGGTCGAACCCGCGCACCAGCCGGGCGAGCCGCAGCCCGCGCAACAGCCACGTGCGGTCGACCGTCGCCTCCCAGACGCGCGGGGTGCCGGCGAGCTCGGCGGCCAGCGTGCCGACCCGGTGCACCTGGACGTGGTCGGGGTGGCCGTAGCCGCCGTGGGGGTCGTAGGCGGTGAGCAGGTCGGCGTGCTCCTCGTGCAGCAGCTCGGCCAACCGGCCGGCGGCCTCGCCCACGTCGGCGCGGGCGAACCCGTGCCGCCCGTCCAGGCCGGAGTCGGGGTAGCCGAGGAACTCCACGCGGGCGCAGCCGAGCGCGCGGGCAGACGCGTGCGCCTCCTTGGTGCGGACCGCGCCGAGATCGGCGCGGTGCGTGCTCAGCCCCTGTTCGCCCGCGGTGGCGACGACCAGCACGACCCGGTGCCCCTCCTGGGCGAGGCGCGCCATGGTGCCGCCGGTCAGCAGGGCTTCGTCGTCGGGGTGGGCGTGGAAGAAGACGCACGTTCGGCTCACGGGTGCAAGAGTGTCAGTTGCTCCGTTCGGCGGCTTGACGGGAGGGCACTTGTCGATCGTCCACGTCACCGACTGCTTCCTGCCGCGCCTGGGCGGGATCGAGGTCCAGGTCGCCGGGCTGGCCGCGGCGCAGGCCCGGTCCGGGGCGGACGTGCACGTGGTGACGGCGACCAGGAACGCGTCACCGGGTGACGGGTACTCGGTACACCGGATCGCGGTGCGGCTGCCGTGGGACGTGCCCGTGCACCCGTGGGCGGGTTCGCGCCTCGACCGGCTGATCGCCTCGCTGTCGCCGTCGGTGGTGCACGTGCACGTCGGCGCGATCTCGCCGTTCGCGTGGTCGGGGGTGCGGTCGGCGGCCCGGCTGGGACTGCCGGCGGTGGTCGTCGTGCACAGCATGTGGGACCCGGTGGTGCAGCGGTGCTACCGGGCGCTGGACCGGCTGGCGTCGTGGAGCTCCGCGCCGGTGGCGGTCGCGGCGGTGAGCCGGGCCGCGGCGCAGCGGGTGCGGGCGGTGGCGCCGGGGCTGCCGGTGGGGGTCGTGCCGAACGGGATCGTGCCGTCGGCGTGGCGGGCGTCGGCGGCGCGGCGGCCGGACGACGCGGTGCACGTGGTGTCGGTGGGTCGGCTCGCGGCCCGCAAGGAGCCGATGGTGCTGCTGCGGGCGTTGCGCGAGGTGTCGGCCGACGTGCCGCTGCGGGCGACGGTGGCCGGGGTGGGGCCGGAGATGGCTGTCCTGCGGCGGTACGTCGAGCGGCACGGCCTGGGGTGGGTGAGCCTGCCGGGCCGGCTCGACCGGCCGGCGGTGGGTCACCTGCTGGCCGGGGCGGACGTGTTCGTGAACGCGGCGTCGCAGGAGGCGTTCGGGCTGGCGGCGCTGGAAGCGCGGACGGCGGGGGTGCCGGTGGTCGCGCGGCCGGGGACCGGGGTGGCGGACTTCGTGCGCGACGGCGTGGAAGGGCTGCTGACGCACGACCTGGCTTCGGCGATCGCCCGCCTGGCGGACGACCGGGAGGAACGCCTGCGGATCGCCGCGCACAACCGGAGCACCGAACCGACCCACTGCACGTGGCCGCGGGTCCTGACCGCCCTCCGCTCGTGCGCGTCCCGGGTGTGAGCGCTGGGTGGTGAGGGCTAGATGGTGAGGGCTAGATGGTGAGGGCTAGATGGTGAGGGCGGCCAGGTCGAGCGTGATCGGGACCGGCGCGGCGGTGATGGTCACCGGCGCTCCCGCCTCCAGGACGTTCTCCACGACGTACCTGCCCTCGGTGAGCCGGTGCGCGGTGAGCCTCAGGTCGTGGAACTTGTTCGCCTGCTCGATCGTCCACAGGAACGGAACCCCGGCTTCGGCGTAGGCGAGCGCTTTCGTCTCCCGCTCGGCGCGTTGGTTGCCGGGCGACCAGATCTCGATCGCCACGACGACCGCCTCCGGCGGGAAGATCACGCCTTCGGGCCGTTGGTTCAGGATCACCAGGTCCGGGATCAGGGCGATGCGCCACGCCGACGAGATCTTCACGTTCACCGCCGGGACGACGTAGAGCCCGGGGCGCTCAGCGGCTGCGAGGGCGACTTTAAGCGGGTGGATCAAGTTACCGGCTACGTACTGGTGCTCGCCGGAAGGTGCGGGACTCACGTGGAGGTGTCCAAAGATCAGCTCGGTGCGCGACCCGTCCTCCGCAGGAGGGAGGGCCAGCCAGTGTTCGATCGTGTGCGGGCCGATCATCGGACCCTCCGGCGGCTGAGGGTCTTCTCGCAGAGCTGCGGACACGGGTCCACCTCCTCGATCGACTCGATTATGACCCTGCCACAGCCCCACGGGGGCGACACCGCTCCTGATCAGGTGAAATGCGCGAGCGGCCCCTCGCCGGTGGAAAAGGCGAGGGGCCGCGGTGGCGCGACTGGACCGGGCGGGGCCGGTTACAGGTCGAGGGTCCAGCTGTCGATGTAGCCCGTGTCCTGGCTGTACGCGTCACGCACGCGCAGCTGCCAGGTGCCGTTGGCGTCCTCGGACGACAGGTTCACCGTGTACGTGGCGTCCACGTTGTCCGCGCTGTCCGAACCGGACTGCACCTTCAGCTGCTTGACCGCGCCGCTCGGCGTGACCAGGTCGACCACCACGTCACCCCGGTACGTGTGCTTGACGTGCACCTCGACGGTGGCCGACGCGCCGGCCTTGCCGCCGCAGTCCGTCACCGCGATCGGGCTGGACGCGGTGCCCAGGTCCGGCACGGCCACGTCGGTCGCGTTGGTCTTGGCCGGGCAGCCGCCGGGCGGCGGGGTGGACGTGCCGACCAGGCGCAGCAGCTTGTTCGGCGAGCCGGTGCCCGCGTTGCCGACCACGCCGTTCGTCGCGCCGTTGACCAGGGCGTCGCGCACCTGCGCCGGCGTGGCGGTCGGGTTCGCGGCCAGGTAGACGGCCGCCGCGCCGACGACGTGCGGCGTCGCCATGGACGTGCCGCTGATCGTGTTGGTGGCGGTGTCGTTGCTGTACCAGGCCGAGGTGATGTTGGTGCCCGGCGCGAAGATGTCCAGGCAGGTGCCGATGTTGGAGAACGACGACCGGGCGTCGGTGTTGGTCGTGGAGCCGACCGTGATCGCCTCCAGCGTGCGCGCCGGCGACACGTTGCACGCGTTCGCGCCGTTCTCGTTGCCCGCCGCGAGGCCGTAGGTCACGCCCGACGCGATGGAGTTGCGCACGGCCTGGTCGACCGTGGCGTCCGCGCCGCCGCCGAGCGACATGTTCGCGACCGCGGGCTTGACCGCGTTCGCGGTCACCCAGTCGATGCCCGCGATGACGCCCGCGTACGTGCCGGAGCCCGCGCAGTTCAGCACCCGCACGCCGACCAGCTTGGCCTTCTTCGCCACGCCGTGCTTGGTGCCGCCGACCGTGCCCGCGACGTGCGTGCCGTGGCCGTTGCAGTCGGTGGCGTCGGCGTCGTTGTCGACGGTGTCGCGACCGGTCACGGCGCGGCCGCCGAAGTCGCTGTGCGAGAACCGGATGCCCGTGTCGATGATGTAGGCGGTGACGCCCTCACCCTCGTTCGGGTAGGTGTAGGAGTTGTCCAGCGGCAGCGCGGCCTGGTCGATCCGGTCCAGGCCCCACGACGGGGTCGGCGCCTGCGTGGCGGAGATCGAGACCTCGCCGTCCTGCTGCACGTAGGCCACCGACGGGTCGGCGGCCAGCTTGCGGGCCTGCAGCTCGGTCATCGTCGCCGAGAAGCCGCGCAGCGCGCTCGTGTACGTGTGCTTGACGTTCGCCCGGTACTTGTCGCTCAGCGTGGCGACGCTGCTCGTGCTCATGTCCTTGAGCACGACGATGTAGCTGTCCTTGACCGCGTTGGGCGCGCCCAACCCGATGATCTTGGCCTCGGTGGCGGCGGAGCTGAAGGTGGTCAGTGCGGCCGTGACCGCGAACGCCGTGCCCGTGGCCAGCCCGACACCGGCCAACCGTCTCGTCCAGGACGCGCGAACGTCTGCCATAACGGGGGTCTCCTCTTCGCAGGGTGGGCGCCCGGTCGGTGTCGCCCCCGCGACCGACCGGGCACGGTGAGTTGTTCCTAGTTCGCTGCGCGGGTGGGGCGCAAGAATTTATCCGCATCAACCGGCGAACGGCTCGTCCACAGTTTTGGTCGGGCTGTGAACGAATGGATGCGGACAGTCACTGGACCGCACACAAGAAATATGCCCCCGAACATTCGTCCGGGGGCACGTCGGCGGTCGCGCGCGGGTCAGTCGCCGCGGCGGACCGCACCGAGGATCTGCTGCTCACCGGGGGTGGTGACCAGCCGCAACGGCCGCCACAGGTTCGTGCCGAGCGCGATCACCTGGTCGTCCTTGAGCGTGGTGAGCTGGTGCGCCATCTGCGGCGGCAGCCGCCAGATCTGCGACGCCAACTGGGCCTGCCCGACCGGCAGCCGTTGCAGCAGCACGAGGTCCGCGGAATTCGCGGTGGTCGCCGCCTGGGGGTGCAAATAGGGCAGCACGTACATCGTGGTCTGCCACGGCGACCGCGGCGGGAACAACTCCTGCGGCACGTGGCCGCCGTCGTGCACGACCAGCAGCGGGCTGTCCTCCGACGGGCGCGGCAGCTCGACCGGGCTCAGCCGGCGCAGCTGCACCAGCGGCGAGGGGCGGCCGTCCGCGCCCGCGCCCGCCGCGCGCACCACCGGCTGCCAGGCGGCCGGGCGACCCGTCGCGATGGTGATCCACGCGCCGGTCGCCATGGCCCGCAGCGCGATCTGCCGCGCCAGGTACAGCCCGCCGACCACGACCATGCGGGTCGGCGCGGACCGCAGCACCGAGATCGTCAGCGGCTCGCCCTGAAGGCCGGAGCCGAGCACCATGCCGCCGCGGTCGCCCGACGGGCTCACCACGTCCAGCATCTGCGGCGACACCAGGAACTCCGGCGCCACGCCCTTGCCCTGCGAGTC
It contains:
- a CDS encoding PIG-L deacetylase family protein: MSRTCVFFHAHPDDEALLTGGTMARLAQEGHRVVLVVATAGEQGLSTHRADLGAVRTKEAHASARALGCARVEFLGYPDSGLDGRHGFARADVGEAAGRLAELLHEEHADLLTAYDPHGGYGHPDHVQVHRVGTLAAELAGTPRVWEATVDRTWLLRGLRLARLVRGFDLAPFEHAYTARTEITHSVDVRRYAHVKRAAMAAHATQTTGGESTRTLAALLKLPPPLFNVVLGTEWYVERKRLRAR
- a CDS encoding glycosyltransferase family 4 protein, which codes for MSIVHVTDCFLPRLGGIEVQVAGLAAAQARSGADVHVVTATRNASPGDGYSVHRIAVRLPWDVPVHPWAGSRLDRLIASLSPSVVHVHVGAISPFAWSGVRSAARLGLPAVVVVHSMWDPVVQRCYRALDRLASWSSAPVAVAAVSRAAAQRVRAVAPGLPVGVVPNGIVPSAWRASAARRPDDAVHVVSVGRLAARKEPMVLLRALREVSADVPLRATVAGVGPEMAVLRRYVERHGLGWVSLPGRLDRPAVGHLLAGADVFVNAASQEAFGLAALEARTAGVPVVARPGTGVADFVRDGVEGLLTHDLASAIARLADDREERLRIAAHNRSTEPTHCTWPRVLTALRSCASRV
- a CDS encoding Uma2 family endonuclease → MSAALREDPQPPEGPMIGPHTIEHWLALPPAEDGSRTELIFGHLHVSPAPSGEHQYVAGNLIHPLKVALAAAERPGLYVVPAVNVKISSAWRIALIPDLVILNQRPEGVIFPPEAVVVAIEIWSPGNQRAERETKALAYAEAGVPFLWTIEQANKFHDLRLTAHRLTEGRYVVENVLEAGAPVTITAAPVPITLDLAALTI
- a CDS encoding S8 family peptidase, whose protein sequence is MADVRASWTRRLAGVGLATGTAFAVTAALTTFSSAATEAKIIGLGAPNAVKDSYIVVLKDMSTSSVATLSDKYRANVKHTYTSALRGFSATMTELQARKLAADPSVAYVQQDGEVSISATQAPTPSWGLDRIDQAALPLDNSYTYPNEGEGVTAYIIDTGIRFSHSDFGGRAVTGRDTVDNDADATDCNGHGTHVAGTVGGTKHGVAKKAKLVGVRVLNCAGSGTYAGVIAGIDWVTANAVKPAVANMSLGGGADATVDQAVRNSIASGVTYGLAAGNENGANACNVSPARTLEAITVGSTTNTDARSSFSNIGTCLDIFAPGTNITSAWYSNDTATNTISGTSMATPHVVGAAAVYLAANPTATPAQVRDALVNGATNGVVGNAGTGSPNKLLRLVGTSTPPPGGCPAKTNATDVAVPDLGTASSPIAVTDCGGKAGASATVEVHVKHTYRGDVVVDLVTPSGAVKQLKVQSGSDSADNVDATYTVNLSSEDANGTWQLRVRDAYSQDTGYIDSWTLDL